A region from the Pseudomonadota bacterium genome encodes:
- a CDS encoding FAD-dependent oxidoreductase produces MTKKYGKALVVGAGISGLRTALDLAEYGYGVTLIDKAPNTGGILRQLDYQFPTDTCGMCKMLPLYNRDKGSQYCLRKGLFHENIEILLSTQLTSVEGEAGQFQATVRQHSNWVDPNLCTGCGYCADVCPVEVPDEFNENIGTHKAIYLPVPHAIPNPYIIDISSCTHCGACISACPTGAINLPQDKRKSFRILVVDDELIMRDSLKEWLIDDGFLVDMAASGAEALDKLKAQAYDLMLLDIMMPGMDGVEVLQKAKELFDDLKVIMMTAYATVETAVEAMKIGALDYLVKPFDPDVLIPMIAKIFQDTTAVVEERQLEVGAIVLCGGTGFFNPKSEKNLFGYKAYPNVLTSLEFERMISGTGPCNGTLLRPFDNKPVKKIAWIQCVGSRDLQTNADFCSGICCMFSIKEALLAKRSSTQDIETTIFYMDLRTYGKTFQRYRKQAQNIYDVNFVRAKVHSVFPDTATGDLIVRNMDISGNLKEERFDMLVLAVGQRPAQETSEMAEFLGLDLNQWGFGKTEPFSLTKTGIDGITFGGSFAGLKDISDSLIQASSAAVNASRIIHSKGGELSIEDKKSPPQNALTKAIPKILTVICTCGNRLSQSADLDYISKRLKSDPLVENIEFLEQLCTRQSLDTLINIIKTSNPNRLLIATCLPYVYKFKINELCKQTGLNPDLISIVDINTDISHLLRPNSCDEIQQYNVSDTKISHAVEQRLLSVIETGIAKLKWANFSETQTIPICQKALVVGGGIAGMTAAMAIADHGFEVDIIEQSDELGGNLNWLKKTLDGYSTNELLEKTLDLVQKHPKINTHTQSTVTGSSGEIGNFHTDIKDSDNQVHTLQHGVTILATGGRQADTQSYTYGVNPVVITQKELEQKLSDNTIDPEKLNSVVMIQCVDSRQEPRNYCSRVCCANALKHALFLKDKNPAISVYILYRDLMVYGFHETYYTQARNAGIMFIQYDTDNKPIVNDENNKTQISVFEPILGKQLQIETDLVVLATGIVPNMPRDLAEALGASLDCDNFFQEAESKWRPVDSLKEGVFACGLAHSPRNIAETIATAEAAAQRALVILSHKNLAGGKISAKVHHSICALCEQCIDACPYGARSIDYENEQIIINPCICQGCGTCVAVCPNCASTLDGFATQQIFATIDAVIN; encoded by the coding sequence ATGACCAAAAAATACGGCAAGGCTCTGGTTGTAGGCGCCGGAATAAGCGGACTTCGCACCGCTTTGGATCTGGCAGAATACGGCTATGGCGTCACGCTGATAGACAAGGCACCGAATACAGGCGGCATATTAAGACAGTTGGATTATCAATTCCCAACGGATACTTGCGGAATGTGCAAGATGCTTCCGCTGTACAATCGAGATAAAGGCTCACAATATTGTCTGCGTAAAGGTTTATTTCATGAAAATATTGAAATACTTCTTTCAACACAACTTACATCGGTTGAAGGCGAAGCAGGACAATTTCAGGCAACGGTAAGACAGCATTCTAACTGGGTTGATCCAAATCTTTGCACCGGCTGCGGTTATTGCGCCGATGTCTGTCCGGTAGAAGTACCTGACGAATTTAACGAGAATATTGGAACTCATAAAGCAATTTATCTGCCTGTTCCTCATGCCATACCGAATCCGTATATAATTGATATTTCATCATGTACACATTGCGGGGCATGCATATCAGCTTGCCCGACAGGTGCAATTAATTTGCCGCAGGATAAACGAAAATCCTTTCGTATACTGGTAGTGGATGATGAACTGATTATGCGTGATTCTTTAAAAGAATGGTTAATAGACGATGGGTTTTTGGTTGATATGGCTGCTTCCGGCGCCGAAGCTCTCGATAAACTGAAAGCACAAGCTTACGATTTAATGCTTTTAGATATCATGATGCCCGGCATGGATGGAGTTGAAGTACTTCAAAAAGCCAAAGAGCTTTTTGATGATCTGAAAGTAATTATGATGACCGCTTACGCAACCGTTGAAACCGCTGTTGAAGCCATGAAAATCGGGGCTCTGGACTATCTGGTTAAGCCGTTTGATCCTGATGTTTTAATCCCGATGATTGCAAAGATATTTCAGGATACCACAGCCGTTGTCGAAGAAAGGCAGCTTGAAGTAGGCGCAATCGTGCTTTGCGGCGGAACCGGTTTTTTCAATCCAAAAAGCGAAAAGAACTTGTTTGGTTATAAGGCTTATCCCAATGTTTTAACAAGCCTTGAATTTGAGCGCATGATAAGCGGAACCGGCCCATGCAATGGTACTCTGTTACGGCCTTTCGATAATAAACCTGTAAAAAAAATAGCATGGATACAGTGTGTCGGATCACGCGATTTGCAAACCAATGCAGATTTTTGTTCAGGAATATGCTGCATGTTTTCAATCAAGGAAGCGCTGCTTGCTAAAAGATCAAGTACTCAAGATATAGAAACAACTATCTTTTATATGGACTTAAGAACATACGGAAAAACCTTTCAGCGTTACCGTAAACAAGCCCAAAATATATATGATGTTAATTTTGTAAGAGCTAAAGTTCATTCGGTTTTTCCGGATACAGCAACAGGTGATTTGATTGTCCGCAATATGGATATCTCCGGCAATTTGAAAGAAGAAAGGTTTGATATGCTGGTGCTTGCTGTTGGCCAGAGACCGGCGCAAGAAACATCTGAAATGGCGGAATTTCTGGGATTAGATTTAAATCAATGGGGATTCGGAAAAACCGAGCCGTTTTCGCTAACTAAAACCGGCATTGACGGAATAACATTCGGAGGTTCTTTTGCAGGACTAAAAGACATCAGCGATTCACTTATACAAGCGTCATCGGCAGCTGTTAATGCTTCACGGATAATTCATTCAAAAGGAGGAGAACTTTCAATAGAAGATAAGAAAAGTCCGCCACAAAATGCCCTGACAAAAGCAATCCCTAAAATTCTGACTGTAATTTGTACTTGCGGTAACAGGTTATCGCAATCAGCAGATTTAGATTATATCAGCAAGCGGCTTAAATCCGACCCCTTAGTTGAGAATATTGAATTTCTGGAACAACTTTGCACAAGACAATCATTGGATACTCTTATAAATATAATTAAAACGTCAAATCCAAACAGACTTCTTATCGCAACATGTCTTCCCTATGTATATAAATTTAAGATAAATGAGCTTTGTAAACAAACAGGCCTTAATCCTGACTTAATTTCTATAGTTGATATAAATACTGATATATCACATTTGCTTCGCCCTAATTCCTGCGATGAAATACAACAATATAATGTTTCAGACACAAAAATATCACATGCTGTCGAACAGCGGCTTTTGTCCGTAATTGAAACCGGTATAGCAAAGCTTAAATGGGCAAATTTCTCGGAAACTCAAACAATTCCTATTTGCCAAAAAGCCCTTGTAGTAGGCGGAGGGATAGCCGGTATGACTGCTGCTATGGCAATTGCCGATCATGGCTTTGAAGTGGATATTATAGAGCAGTCCGACGAATTGGGAGGTAATCTGAATTGGCTGAAAAAAACATTGGATGGATATTCTACAAACGAGTTGCTGGAAAAAACTCTTGATCTTGTTCAAAAACATCCGAAGATCAATACTCATACCCAATCAACAGTAACCGGCTCTTCCGGTGAAATAGGAAATTTTCATACTGATATAAAAGATTCCGATAATCAGGTTCATACATTACAACATGGCGTAACTATTTTAGCTACAGGAGGAAGACAGGCAGACACCCAGTCTTATACTTACGGTGTAAATCCGGTTGTTATCACCCAGAAGGAATTGGAACAAAAACTTTCGGATAATACTATTGACCCTGAAAAACTAAATTCTGTGGTAATGATCCAATGCGTTGATTCCCGGCAGGAACCGCGTAATTACTGTAGCCGCGTCTGCTGTGCAAATGCCTTAAAACATGCGCTTTTTCTCAAGGATAAAAATCCCGCTATCTCGGTATATATTCTTTACAGAGACCTTATGGTATATGGTTTTCATGAAACATATTATACACAGGCCAGGAATGCGGGCATTATGTTTATACAGTATGACACTGATAATAAACCCATTGTTAATGACGAAAACAACAAAACACAAATCTCGGTGTTTGAACCGATACTGGGAAAACAACTACAAATTGAAACCGATCTTGTGGTTCTGGCTACAGGCATTGTGCCGAATATGCCCCGTGATTTAGCAGAAGCTTTAGGTGCATCACTTGATTGTGATAATTTTTTTCAGGAAGCGGAATCAAAATGGAGACCGGTCGATTCACTCAAAGAAGGAGTATTTGCCTGCGGTCTGGCTCATTCTCCCCGTAATATTGCCGAAACTATTGCTACAGCAGAAGCAGCTGCCCAAAGAGCACTTGTAATTTTAAGCCATAAAAATCTGGCCGGAGGAAAGATTAGTGCAAAAGTACATCACAGTATTTGCGCTTTGTGCGAACAATGTATTGACGCATGCCCATACGGTGCACGTAGCATAGATTATGAAAACGAACAAATTATTATCAATCCATGCATATGCCAGGGCTGCGGGACATGTGTTGCGGTATGCCCTAATTGCGCTTCCACATTGGATGGATTCGCCACGCAGCAAATATTTGCAACAATCGATGCTGTGATCAATTAA
- a CDS encoding FAD-dependent oxidoreductase, producing MPDRIGFYICHCGINIAYRVRVKEVAEYAATLPNVVVSRDYLFMCSDPGQELIEKDIREHNLTRVIVSSCSPRMHEKTFRAACQRGGLNPYKAFHMVCVREHVSWVTENEDEATEKAKTLARAGIMRVVNQHILTPATFPVCTNTLVVGGGIAGMQASLDISKAGYKVYLVERQPTVGGHMLQYDKTFPTLDCAACIGTPKMVSVGQEPNIKLLTYSEVEDVSGFVGNFKVKVRKKSRFIEKNCTGCGECEKVCPVEFTNDWDVNTKIRKAIYRPFPQAVPITYCIDKYDRAPCVQTCPAGTNVQGYVALIKSGKYKEALNLIMERLPLPATLGRVCPAPCEKACRRGEVDSAVAIRDLKRFATDQTDISMLPTPDIKDLDDKVAVIGSGPAGLSAAYYLRLKGYQITIFEALPVLGGMLRVGIPDYRLPPDILDKEIKNILRLGIEVQTEKKLGIDFSLDDLKNQGFKAIFLGIGAHNSLKLGIPGEEGLEGVIDAVKFLRNVNLGIIKKPGDKVVIIGGGNVAIDAARSALRIGCKQVNIIYRRSREQMPAYHEEIRDALEEGIKIHYLTAPISIHGNNGQVDAVECIKNELGASDATGRSRPVPVSGSEFVIKCDAVIPAIGQKTEVKWLVEDKLVQVSKRNTIHVNPHTMQTNISYIFGGGDAVSGPATVVEAVSAARKAVDAIHCYICGDDLDILSANLASKGTPGQNWAEIPQFIQKNDRVNLQHREVRERITSFKEVSLRLAETEAINEASRCINCGGCCECKLCVSSCEAKAINHLMKDEIEEIDVGSIIVATGFDPLNPSPMPQYGYGKYPNVFTNLEFERLSNATGPTGGKILKRNSYDRLKFTEPPKSVAILHCIGSRDINFHEYCSRTCCMYALKYAHLIKDKCGHDTEVYNFYIDMRCFGKGYEEFYKRVQSEGVRMVRGKASRIEEKNGLLTVTAEDTLSDRILKVPVEMVILCTAMEPRPDTNEVSRTFGISVGGDGFFLEEHPKLEPVSTATSGIFLAGTCQGPKDIPDTVAQAKGAAAEALALSASGKVSVSPMISHIDPDVCIGCRICIDLCAYSAIEFNELKRISEVNEAVCKGCGSCSGYCPSGAAQIRHFTGKQIFSEIDGLLAG from the coding sequence ATGCCTGATAGAATCGGATTTTATATCTGCCATTGCGGCATTAATATAGCCTATAGGGTTCGCGTGAAAGAAGTTGCCGAATATGCGGCTACCTTACCAAATGTTGTGGTTTCACGTGATTACCTGTTTATGTGTTCAGATCCCGGACAGGAACTTATAGAAAAGGACATTCGCGAACATAATTTAACCCGTGTGATAGTGTCATCATGCTCACCCAGGATGCATGAAAAAACGTTTCGCGCCGCATGTCAAAGGGGCGGCCTTAATCCATACAAAGCATTTCATATGGTATGTGTTCGCGAGCATGTTTCATGGGTAACCGAAAACGAAGATGAAGCCACCGAAAAAGCAAAAACCCTTGCAAGAGCCGGCATTATGAGAGTTGTAAATCAGCATATACTTACTCCTGCTACGTTTCCGGTGTGTACAAACACCCTTGTGGTAGGCGGTGGCATTGCAGGCATGCAGGCATCTCTTGATATATCCAAAGCAGGATATAAAGTATATCTTGTAGAAAGACAGCCTACAGTAGGCGGGCATATGCTGCAATATGACAAGACATTTCCTACCCTTGACTGTGCGGCCTGTATCGGCACGCCGAAGATGGTTTCAGTAGGCCAGGAGCCGAACATCAAATTACTCACTTATAGCGAGGTTGAAGATGTTAGCGGTTTTGTAGGTAATTTCAAGGTAAAGGTCAGAAAAAAATCCCGTTTTATTGAAAAAAACTGCACCGGCTGCGGTGAGTGCGAAAAAGTATGCCCGGTTGAATTTACAAATGATTGGGATGTAAATACTAAAATCAGAAAGGCTATATACCGCCCGTTTCCCCAGGCAGTTCCTATTACTTATTGTATCGATAAATATGACAGAGCCCCTTGTGTCCAGACCTGTCCGGCAGGCACAAATGTGCAGGGATATGTAGCATTAATTAAATCAGGGAAGTACAAAGAAGCCCTGAATCTGATTATGGAACGACTGCCTTTGCCGGCAACACTGGGACGTGTTTGCCCTGCCCCGTGTGAAAAAGCCTGCCGCAGAGGCGAAGTAGATAGCGCTGTTGCTATACGTGACCTGAAGAGATTTGCGACAGATCAAACGGATATTTCCATGCTGCCCACACCTGATATCAAAGATCTTGACGACAAAGTGGCGGTTATAGGATCAGGTCCTGCAGGTCTATCGGCAGCATATTACCTGCGCTTAAAAGGTTACCAAATTACTATCTTTGAAGCCCTGCCGGTCTTAGGAGGCATGCTTCGTGTAGGTATACCGGATTACCGGCTTCCGCCTGATATACTTGATAAGGAAATCAAAAACATCCTGCGGCTTGGTATAGAAGTTCAAACGGAGAAAAAATTAGGAATTGATTTTAGCCTTGATGATTTAAAAAACCAGGGCTTTAAAGCGATTTTTCTCGGAATCGGCGCTCATAACAGTCTTAAACTCGGCATTCCCGGTGAAGAAGGTTTAGAGGGTGTTATCGATGCTGTCAAGTTTTTAAGAAATGTAAATCTGGGTATTATAAAAAAACCCGGTGACAAGGTCGTAATTATCGGTGGCGGCAATGTGGCTATTGATGCTGCAAGATCTGCATTGCGAATAGGTTGCAAACAGGTAAATATTATTTATCGCCGCAGCCGCGAGCAGATGCCGGCTTATCATGAAGAAATCAGGGATGCGCTGGAAGAAGGAATTAAAATCCATTATCTTACAGCGCCAATTTCTATTCATGGAAATAACGGGCAAGTTGATGCTGTTGAGTGTATCAAAAACGAACTTGGTGCGTCTGATGCAACCGGCCGTAGCCGGCCCGTGCCCGTTTCAGGATCGGAGTTTGTCATTAAGTGTGATGCGGTAATTCCCGCAATAGGACAAAAAACGGAAGTAAAATGGCTTGTCGAAGATAAACTTGTGCAAGTTTCAAAACGAAATACCATACATGTAAATCCGCATACCATGCAGACAAATATTTCTTACATATTCGGAGGAGGCGATGCAGTCAGCGGGCCTGCAACTGTTGTTGAAGCTGTATCCGCAGCCCGGAAAGCAGTTGATGCTATCCACTGTTATATTTGCGGAGATGATCTTGATATATTGAGCGCAAACTTAGCTTCAAAGGGTACACCGGGTCAAAACTGGGCTGAAATACCCCAATTTATCCAAAAAAATGACAGGGTAAACTTGCAGCATCGGGAGGTCAGGGAACGCATTACTTCTTTCAAAGAAGTCAGCTTAAGATTAGCGGAAACAGAAGCAATAAATGAAGCTTCGCGTTGCATAAATTGCGGCGGATGCTGTGAATGCAAGCTTTGCGTATCTTCATGCGAAGCAAAAGCAATTAATCATTTAATGAAAGATGAGATAGAAGAAATCGATGTCGGATCAATAATTGTCGCAACCGGTTTCGATCCTTTAAACCCAAGTCCCATGCCTCAGTACGGTTACGGTAAGTATCCAAATGTATTTACCAACCTGGAGTTTGAACGTCTTTCAAATGCTACGGGACCAACAGGCGGAAAAATCCTTAAACGAAACTCTTATGACCGTTTGAAGTTTACGGAACCTCCCAAAAGTGTCGCAATTTTACATTGCATAGGAAGTCGCGACATCAATTTTCACGAATACTGTTCACGTACCTGCTGTATGTATGCGCTTAAATATGCGCATCTTATCAAGGATAAATGCGGGCATGATACCGAAGTATATAATTTCTATATTGATATGCGCTGCTTCGGCAAAGGGTATGAAGAATTTTACAAACGCGTTCAAAGTGAAGGTGTACGCATGGTTCGCGGCAAAGCTTCACGGATTGAAGAAAAAAACGGTCTCCTCACAGTAACAGCCGAAGACACACTTTCAGACAGAATATTAAAAGTTCCTGTTGAAATGGTTATCCTGTGTACTGCTATGGAACCGCGTCCCGATACAAACGAGGTATCGCGAACATTTGGAATAAGTGTTGGAGGTGACGGCTTTTTTCTTGAAGAACATCCGAAACTCGAACCGGTTTCTACTGCTACAAGTGGTATTTTTCTGGCGGGAACATGCCAGGGCCCAAAGGATATTCCGGATACCGTTGCACAGGCAAAAGGAGCTGCCGCCGAAGCCCTGGCCTTAAGTGCTTCGGGAAAAGTATCAGTATCTCCTATGATTTCACATATAGATCCCGATGTATGTATAGGCTGCCGGATTTGCATAGATCTATGCGCCTATTCGGCAATTGAATTTAATGAATTAAAAAGAATAAGCGAGGTTAATGAAGCCGTATGTAAAGGCTGCGGAAGTTGTTCCGGCTACTGCCCAAGCGGCGCCGCCCAGATCCGGCATTTTACGGGCAAGCAGATCTTTTCCGAAATCGACGGCTTGCTGGCAGGTTAA
- a CDS encoding hydrogenase iron-sulfur subunit — MSEFEPTIVAFFCNWCTYTAADLAGTSRLSYPPNIKIIRVMCTGMVDPQFIIKAFLEGADGVLVSGCHPGDCHYINGNYKARRRIKLLKEILPQFGFDSKRLRLTWIGASDGIRLAEIMRELVSQIKELGPGQAKLNMVI; from the coding sequence ATGAGCGAGTTTGAACCGACAATTGTGGCTTTTTTTTGCAACTGGTGTACTTACACTGCTGCTGATTTAGCCGGAACTTCACGTCTGTCATACCCTCCTAATATAAAAATCATCCGGGTAATGTGCACCGGCATGGTTGACCCGCAATTTATCATCAAAGCCTTTTTGGAAGGTGCAGACGGAGTGCTGGTCAGCGGCTGCCATCCTGGCGACTGCCATTATATTAACGGAAATTATAAAGCACGCAGGCGAATCAAGCTGTTAAAAGAAATCCTTCCTCAATTCGGATTTGATTCTAAAAGATTAAGATTAACATGGATAGGAGCAAGTGACGGAATTCGTCTGGCAGAAATTATGCGCGAACTTGTATCACAAATCAAAGAACTGGGCCCCGGCCAAGCAAAATTGAATATGGTGATTTAG
- a CDS encoding response regulator, whose amino-acid sequence MDNQILLVDDEEDIRDVLGVYLKDKGYSTLLAENGNEALNIFNEHAPPIVISDIKMPGIDGIELLKKIKRDKPDTEIIMITGHGDMELAIASLQDHAADFITKPINVNILDVALKKVEEKIIARRQLREYTENLEKLVKEKSELQSHLSSLGLMIGSVSHGIKGLLTCLDAGMYQVESGFSKENSAEIEEGWKIVKLMVDRIRRMVLDILYYAKERDLNWEKVDALSFSAEVADIMERKITSDDIEFVRDFDDTLGNFEIDTGCINSALINIFENAVDACIKDKSNEKHKIIFNVSQDKNNIYFEVSDDGTGMDKDICDKLFTLFFSSKGSKGTGLGLFISNKIIKQHGGSIKVVSAPGQGSKFTVNIPKTATC is encoded by the coding sequence ATGGATAATCAAATACTGCTGGTTGATGATGAAGAAGATATTCGTGATGTTTTAGGCGTTTATCTGAAAGACAAGGGCTACAGTACACTTCTTGCAGAAAACGGCAATGAGGCTTTAAATATTTTCAATGAACATGCTCCGCCTATAGTTATTTCAGATATAAAAATGCCTGGTATCGACGGAATTGAACTACTTAAAAAAATCAAGCGGGATAAGCCTGACACTGAAATCATAATGATAACCGGCCATGGCGATATGGAACTTGCCATTGCAAGTTTACAAGATCATGCGGCGGATTTTATCACAAAGCCTATAAACGTAAATATTTTAGATGTGGCTCTTAAAAAAGTAGAAGAAAAAATTATAGCACGAAGGCAGTTAAGAGAATATACCGAAAATCTGGAAAAATTGGTTAAGGAAAAATCCGAACTGCAAAGCCATTTGTCTTCTTTAGGACTTATGATAGGTTCCGTTTCTCATGGCATAAAAGGTCTGCTTACTTGTCTGGATGCCGGTATGTACCAGGTAGAATCCGGATTTTCGAAAGAAAATTCAGCCGAAATTGAAGAAGGATGGAAAATAGTCAAACTCATGGTTGACCGTATAAGAAGAATGGTTTTAGATATTCTTTATTATGCAAAAGAAAGAGATCTGAACTGGGAAAAAGTAGATGCGTTAAGTTTTTCCGCAGAAGTTGCAGATATTATGGAGAGAAAGATTACATCTGACGATATTGAATTCGTACGCGATTTTGATGACACCCTGGGAAACTTTGAAATCGATACAGGTTGCATAAATTCAGCCTTGATCAATATTTTCGAAAACGCAGTTGATGCATGCATCAAAGACAAGTCAAATGAAAAACACAAAATCATATTTAATGTATCACAGGATAAGAATAATATCTATTTTGAAGTAAGCGATGATGGAACAGGTATGGACAAAGATATATGTGATAAGCTTTTTACATTATTTTTTTCATCCAAAGGCAGTAAAGGAACAGGGCTTGGCCTTTTTATTTCAAATAAAATAATCAAGCAGCACGGAGGTTCAATAAAAGTAGTTTCAGCACCTGGGCAGGGATCAAAATTTACAGTAAATATTCCAAAGACAGCAACTTGTTAA
- a CDS encoding 4Fe-4S dicluster domain-containing protein, with protein MTVTAKINIKNQDISESIRSFLEDILKTGIVQAMLVPQHLPMKKMVMPTLVTDPKYLEGVDTLAPAFPMNAATIAAKLTRKPIGGKIAAVLRPCEIRAFIELVKLNQAQKDDIILICVDCLGAFQNNDYLKFFSQKTKEASTLFYKKVIEENAVEIEGVKLATACMACEHPVSENADIQIGLYGMKTDESLLVKAQSQAGDNILKQLNLSATNEPAGRQSAINNLIKQRTEYKDNMFDKTKEATDSLEKISEYFASCVNCYNCRVACPVCYCKECVFVTDVFNHDPSQYLSWAKRKGIIKMPTDTLFYHITRLTHMSTACVGCGQCSNACPNDIPVMELFRSIGDITQKAFDYQAGQSIEQRPPLSIFNKDEYQEVVGIND; from the coding sequence ATGACGGTTACGGCAAAAATTAATATTAAAAATCAGGATATATCGGAATCCATAAGAAGTTTTCTGGAAGATATTCTTAAAACCGGAATTGTTCAGGCAATGCTTGTGCCTCAGCATCTCCCGATGAAAAAAATGGTAATGCCCACGCTGGTAACTGATCCAAAATATTTAGAAGGTGTTGATACTCTTGCACCGGCATTTCCAATGAATGCGGCAACAATTGCCGCCAAACTCACACGCAAGCCAATTGGCGGTAAAATAGCAGCTGTATTGCGCCCCTGTGAGATCAGAGCATTTATTGAACTGGTTAAACTAAACCAGGCCCAAAAAGATGATATTATTTTGATATGCGTAGATTGTTTAGGCGCATTTCAAAATAATGACTATTTAAAATTCTTTAGTCAAAAAACAAAAGAAGCAAGCACCCTGTTTTATAAAAAGGTTATTGAAGAAAATGCTGTTGAAATAGAAGGAGTAAAACTTGCTACAGCCTGTATGGCATGTGAACACCCGGTTTCCGAAAACGCCGATATCCAGATCGGCCTATACGGTATGAAGACTGACGAATCCTTACTGGTTAAGGCTCAATCACAAGCCGGAGATAATATATTAAAACAACTTAATCTTAGCGCCACAAATGAACCTGCGGGCAGACAGAGTGCTATCAATAATCTGATCAAACAGCGCACCGAATATAAAGATAATATGTTCGATAAAACGAAGGAAGCAACCGATAGCCTGGAAAAAATATCCGAGTATTTTGCTTCCTGCGTCAATTGCTATAATTGCCGGGTGGCATGCCCTGTTTGCTATTGCAAAGAATGTGTTTTCGTTACGGATGTATTTAACCATGATCCTTCCCAGTATTTAAGCTGGGCTAAACGGAAAGGTATCATTAAAATGCCTACCGATACCCTATTTTATCATATCACGCGTCTGACTCATATGAGTACGGCTTGTGTCGGCTGTGGCCAGTGCTCAAACGCCTGCCCGAACGATATCCCGGTTATGGAGCTGTTTCGTTCCATAGGCGATATCACCCAAAAGGCGTTTGATTACCAGGCAGGTCAAAGTATTGAACAAAGACCTCCTCTGTCGATATTTAATAAGGACGAATATCAAGAGGTGGTAGGAATAAACGATTAA
- a CDS encoding PAS domain S-box protein: MLKETGTKWSELNIHTSEYQTLFELVPCLITLQDKEFRLIRYNHLFEDHFHPEPGDYCYQAYKKRDSRCEKCLVAMTFDDGKSHYGEESSLNNDGTFTYWIAHTSPVKNEKNEIIAVMEVCLDITHRKELEENLIKSEKKYYSIFNNIPNPLFVLDINSLNILDCNERVTSVYGFLKEEINNKSFMDLFIKKEKIDYTFKMKAYSKLNRVKQLTKSGETIIVNIGITPSEYPGQKVLLVVTDDITKRLEVEQQIIQAGKMATLGEMATGIAHELNQPLSVIKTVSSFFIRKINDNESIDQTTLNNMLVKVDNNVDRASRIINHLRNFARKSEIDFEKVQVNEELERAFSIFAQHLRVRGIEVLWDTDKSLPMIMADPQRLEQVFINLLINARDAIEEKYRNMNSAEAEKKIHLKTYMDNNNVVIEVSDTGAGIPEAISDKIFEPFFTTKEAGKGTGLGLSISYGIIKDFGGTIYSRSIEDQGACFIITLPVQDNKNG; this comes from the coding sequence ATGCTAAAAGAAACCGGCACAAAATGGTCCGAATTAAATATACATACAAGTGAATACCAGACTTTGTTTGAGCTGGTCCCCTGCCTTATAACATTACAGGATAAAGAGTTCAGGCTTATTCGTTACAATCATTTGTTTGAGGATCATTTCCATCCCGAGCCAGGTGATTACTGTTACCAGGCCTATAAGAAAAGAGATTCAAGGTGTGAGAAATGTCTGGTGGCTATGACTTTCGATGACGGAAAATCGCACTATGGAGAAGAATCCAGTCTTAACAATGACGGTACATTTACATATTGGATAGCGCATACATCTCCAGTAAAAAACGAAAAAAATGAAATTATCGCTGTTATGGAAGTTTGTCTTGACATAACGCACAGAAAAGAACTTGAAGAAAACCTGATAAAATCTGAAAAAAAATATTATTCAATATTCAACAATATTCCCAATCCTCTTTTTGTTCTTGATATAAATTCGCTTAATATCCTTGATTGTAATGAAAGAGTAACATCGGTTTACGGATTTTTAAAAGAAGAAATAAATAATAAATCATTCATGGATCTCTTTATAAAAAAAGAAAAAATTGATTATACCTTCAAAATGAAAGCTTATTCAAAATTAAACCGGGTAAAACAATTAACAAAAAGCGGAGAAACTATCATAGTTAATATAGGAATTACTCCTTCCGAATATCCGGGACAGAAAGTTTTACTTGTAGTAACAGATGATATAACAAAACGTCTCGAGGTGGAGCAACAAATAATACAGGCAGGTAAAATGGCAACTCTTGGAGAAATGGCTACAGGAATAGCACATGAACTCAACCAGCCTTTATCTGTTATTAAAACGGTCAGTAGTTTTTTTATCCGTAAGATAAATGACAATGAGTCAATAGATCAAACCACTCTTAACAATATGCTGGTAAAAGTCGACAATAATGTTGATCGGGCATCCCGGATTATTAACCATTTGAGAAATTTCGCCAGAAAATCGGAAATAGATTTTGAAAAGGTGCAGGTTAATGAAGAACTTGAAAGGGCGTTTTCAATTTTTGCCCAACATCTCAGGGTAAGAGGTATTGAAGTGTTATGGGACACCGACAAAAGCTTGCCGATGATTATGGCTGACCCTCAAAGGCTTGAACAGGTATTTATAAACCTGTTAATCAACGCAAGGGATGCCATTGAAGAAAAATACAGGAATATGAATTCTGCCGAAGCTGAAAAGAAAATCCATTTAAAAACATATATGGATAATAATAATGTTGTCATTGAAGTATCTGATACCGGTGCAGGAATTCCTGAAGCCATATCCGATAAAATATTTGAACCGTTTTTTACTACAAAGGAAGCCGGAAAAGGCACCGGTCTGGGTTTGTCTATCAGTTACGGGATAATCAAGGATTTCGGAGGAACAATATATTCCAGATCGATAGAGGATCAGGGAGCATGTTTTATAATCACTCTTCCTGTACAGGATAATAAAAATGGATAA